Proteins from a single region of Thermoproteota archaeon:
- a CDS encoding tetratricopeptide repeat protein, producing EALEYYRELAARDGRFLPDLAMTLNNLGAALADKGRLDEAIERYGEALEIRRELAARDGRFLPDLAGTLNNLGNALARKGRLDEAIERYGEALEILSSAKSMVHVPPVIYLKIAFGLRNLGKLEMADLSVREAIASIDPSADALKNFSDDLAEMAVFLSKENVEGSISLIRDAVSSFLRALAGEPAYEPSPLPPHPLLIYADSRFGLLLARCYGGCERFEIDWEMLREWLRLFSRVMDFHMRYGELLHLVAAAKLVSTSRLGHLLESGIIRDESHLEDPDRLMEDFLSYRVRLGEEFSSFLGGISGSLRRILGGLEGPIVIQSLGLGQYFPLEFVEVDGEPLALRVPVARSLGAEPTYGFSGTSIVFYSLGTRRELKYVPKEVEELSRILGMDEGARVNADELDEGDLLSEVRDAEILHYSGHGGIVEGITHMSSLRVGDKVIDYRFLRRMGRKRRLLAYYNACETGFLLQAPGQVDFYGLIPASLSVGFSAVIAPLLPISDHLAYEHATNFYRFLSQGRSVAEALMLTRRSILGREISTPWGERRVDILDLWSIQLYGNPDASMG from the coding sequence AAGGGCAGGCTGGATGAGGCGATTGAGAGGTACGGGGAGGCTCTGGAGATAAGGAGGGAGCTGGCTGCCAGGGACGGGAGGTTCCTCCCGGATCTGGCCGGTACGCTGAACAACCTGGGGAATGCGCTGGCAAGGAAGGGCAGGCTGGATGAGGCGATTGAGAGGTACGGGGAGGCTCTGGAGATACTATCATCGGCCAAGAGCATGGTTCACGTGCCACCCGTCATTTACCTGAAAATCGCATTCGGATTAAGGAATCTGGGTAAGCTGGAGATGGCTGACCTCTCAGTCAGGGAGGCGATAGCCTCTATAGATCCGTCAGCCGATGCCTTAAAGAACTTCTCGGATGATCTGGCCGAAATGGCCGTGTTCCTCTCCAAGGAGAACGTTGAGGGCTCGATATCCCTGATAAGGGATGCTGTCTCCTCATTCCTGAGGGCCCTAGCTGGTGAGCCCGCTTACGAGCCCTCGCCCCTACCACCCCACCCCCTCTTGATCTACGCCGATTCCAGGTTTGGGTTGCTCCTAGCTAGGTGTTATGGGGGATGCGAGAGGTTCGAGATCGACTGGGAGATGTTGAGGGAATGGCTCCGCCTCTTCTCAAGGGTGATGGACTTCCACATGAGGTACGGGGAGCTCCTCCACCTGGTAGCAGCTGCGAAGCTAGTGTCCACCAGCAGGCTGGGCCACCTGCTGGAGTCGGGGATAATAAGGGACGAATCCCACCTGGAGGATCCCGATAGACTCATGGAGGACTTCCTCTCCTACAGGGTGAGGCTGGGGGAGGAGTTCTCCTCATTCTTGGGTGGAATATCGGGAAGCCTGAGGCGAATACTGGGGGGATTGGAGGGACCTATCGTTATTCAGTCCCTAGGACTCGGTCAGTACTTCCCGCTGGAGTTCGTCGAGGTCGACGGGGAGCCCCTGGCCTTGAGGGTACCGGTGGCTAGGAGCTTGGGGGCTGAGCCCACATACGGGTTCTCCGGAACTTCAATAGTTTTCTACAGCCTAGGAACAAGAAGAGAGCTTAAATACGTCCCAAAGGAGGTTGAGGAGCTGTCCAGAATCTTGGGCATGGACGAAGGGGCCAGGGTTAATGCAGACGAGCTCGATGAGGGGGACCTCCTCTCCGAGGTGAGGGATGCGGAGATCCTGCACTACTCAGGACACGGCGGGATTGTTGAGGGGATCACGCACATGAGCTCACTCAGGGTGGGGGACAAGGTGATAGATTACAGGTTCCTGAGGAGGATGGGGAGGAAGAGAAGGCTCCTCGCCTACTACAACGCCTGCGAGACGGGATTCCTCCTCCAAGCCCCGGGACAGGTGGACTTCTACGGGCTCATCCCCGCGTCCCTCTCAGTAGGATTCTCCGCCGTCATAGCTCCCCTCTTGCCCATCTCGGACCACCTGGCCTACGAGCACGCCACTAATTTCTACAGGTTCCTGTCCCAGGGCAGGAGCGTCGCTGAGGCCCTGATGCTTACGAGGAGGTCTATCCTAGGGAGGGAGATCTCCACCCCGTGGGGCGAGAGGAGGGTAGACATCCTCGACCTCTGGTCCATCCAGCTATACGGAAATCCGGATGCCTCTATGGGATGA